The DNA region tACAAGGTACGTAGTCGGTCATATCGAATACGTTGACGCAACGGGAGGGAAGGAGCAACCGTCGCAGCATTGCCGctttccctctctctttctctgtCTTCTTCTGCCCCCTCTGTCTGTCCCTCTCTCGTCAGCAGCTCCGCTTTCCCCTCCAGTCCActcccgcaccgcaccgccgcaGTTGTCACGTCCGGCGAGCGACTCAAGTGGCcactcgacgccgagacgtGCCAGCCGCCGTTCCATCTCGTCCGAACGCCCACATTCATCGGTCGCTCGCAGCCCGGAGCTCGGTGCTGCGTAGTCCGCTGTGTCTTCAAGGCGGGATCCGGAGCTTTGTGGCTACAGGGCCGCCCTCGCGACCCCGGTACCTGCCCTGGCGCCCTCCTTGCTACCaaggtgcctgcctgcccagACAGCCGAGTTGGATGCGTCCCTGATTCACTGGCCCAGCTCCActgcacacacgcacactcGACACCGGCTTTCTCTCTCCGCAAGCGAATATCTTGCTGCTACTTTGCCTCTTCCTCACTCACTTTGTCTATAATTCCTTCATTCCTTCGACCCCCTCTTGCCCtcggcctgcgccgccttgtGCCGCCCCCCACGTGCAGCATCTTTGGCAAGCAGGCACCCATCGTAATTCCCACCTCAACCCTGttggccagcgccgacgtGCAGCGAGCCGCCTGGTCACCTCCGGCACGAGAACGTTGTGCCCGAGCTTTcggtcgccggcggctcccccacctcgtcgtcgcctctaCGCCGTGTCGCTCGACGGTCCTCGTGTCACCCCGTCATCAGAGGTCAGGTTACTCATGTCTCCCAGAATCACCAGGTCTTCCGCCCGCCAAGCTGCGAGCCAGGCGGCCCAAGCTTCCGACACGCCACCTGCACCCGCTCCGACGACCTCTTCTGCCGCCGCATCCACGCCGCTGGCTCGGAAGCgaaaggcggcgacggacaaGAGTCCCGCTACTCCATCGCAACCAAACTCTTCGGGTCGACGGTCCAAGAGACAGAAGATTCCCGAAGCCCCTGCGCCTGCCGCTCtgccggcccctccccctacGCTCCTCACTCATCCGCGCAGGAAGGGCAAGGCTCCAGCTTCAGCCGATATGGATAGCGCAGAGTAAGTAGCTCCATTGTCATGACTTTTGCGGATCGATTGAACCTAACCTTTTCAGACGCAGCAGCTCCGGTGTGCCTGGCCCCGCAGATGAGTCCCAGAGCACTAGCCAGGCGCCTGTCTCGAGTAGAAAATCTGCCCGAAGTAAGAAGTCAACATCGGTAGCTCAAGGTATGACCTGAATGTGCTTACCCTCCCACATTTaatgactgactgacgatggcgacagGCGAAGGTTCAGCTCCGACACCGGCACCGAGACGACCGAGACGGAACCCGATCATTAGCAATGATCCAGACACGGCCATGAGCGGAACAGATGAGAATAACGACCCGGgccctcccccacccccaccGCCCGTCGAAAGTCCTGCCGATAACGATAGTGACGACCatgatgaggacgacgaggatgctgAAGATCGGGATCATTTCGACGAaaacgaagacgaggaagatgatgaCCCCTTCGGCGGTTTCGGAGGTGCGGGCTTGTCCAACACCCTGCGAGCCCTGACCGGCATGATGTCCGGCCTGTCCGGCCGTCTTCGTGAGCTCCTCAACAACCTACGCCAAGATGACCTGTCCGTTCAGGTCATTGCCCTCCAAGAACTATCGGAAATACTTCTCGTGTCGAACGAGGACAACCTGTCGGGACACTTTTCTCCAGACGCCTTCGTCAAAGAGCTGGTACTACTAATGAACAAGGAAGACAGCCCCGAAGTCATGCTATTGGCATGCCGTTGTCTGGCAAATCTTATGGAAGCGCTGCCAGCAAGTGTGGCCAACGTCGTCTACGGCAATGCGGTTCCCGTTCTTTGCCAGAAGCTCCTCGAGATCTCCTTCATCGACCTGGCCGAGCAGGCTCTCAGCACCCTCGAAAAAATATCGGCAGAGTATCCCTCTAGTATCGTCCGCGAGGGAGGTCTGACGGCTTGTCTGTCTTATCTTGACTTCTTCGCCACGAGCACTCAGAGGACGGCAGTGACCACAGCAGCGAATTGCTGCCGCAACATCCCCGACGACTCTTTCCCCGTGGTAAAGGAGGTCATGCCCATTCTCCTCAACGTTCTCGGTAGCAGCGATCAGCGCGTTGTTGAACAGGCGTCACTCTGTGTTTCTGGCATTGTGGAGAGTTTCAAGTACCAGTCCgcgaagctcgaggagctggtgaGCGTCGATCTGCTCCGTGCAATTCTCAGACTCCTTGTTCCTGGCACGACGAACCTTATCGGATCCAACATCCACACCCAGTTCCTGCGCGTCTTGGCATTCACCGCCCGAGCCAGCCCGCGCCTATCTACCGAGCTCTTCAAGCTTAACGTTGTCGAGACACTGTACCAGATCTTGACTGGCGTCTCGCCACCGAGCGGCACCGATGACGTGGCTTCCAAGTTGGACAGCGTGGTGGTCATGCAGGCTCTTATTCATCGTCCCAGAGAGCAGATCGTGGAGACCCTAAATGTCATTCTGGAGCTTCTTCCTAGCTTGCCGCGCAACGCTGACCCGTCTTATGGGGACTTTGTTGAACTGCATGCGTCCGCAGAGCCAATCACCCCATCCTCGCTTGGCGGCAGAAGCCGGCGCACTCCTAATGATAAGCGGATTGAGCTCTTGGAAAACTGTAAGGAGGAAGTCCGTCGTTTCGCATTGATCATTTTCCCGACATTGACCGATGCATTTTCGAGCACGGTGAACCTAAGCGTTCGCCAAAAGGTTCTCACAGCGCAGCTCAAGATGCTTTCCAATCTGGACAAAGATATTTTGGCCGAAGCCTTGACACCCGTGCCTTATGCCTCTTTTCTCGCATCGATTTTGTCTCAACGGGACCATCCTTCCCTGGTAATGCTCGGCCTTCAGGCGACAGAGCTTCTCCTCAGTCGCCTGGATGATATTTACCGTTACCAGCTGTATCGCGAGGGTGTCATCTATGAGATCAATAAGCTTGCAACTGAAGAAGATTCAGATGAGGACACACAGGATGCCACAGGCGAGAAGAAACCTAAGAAACATCGAAACTCCAGCACCGCTGATGGTGCTTCGGACCATGAGGAGCGCGAgtcggaggacgaggacggcaatGAAAATGAcaatgatgacgatgactCCGAAGACTCCTCGGgagacgatgaggagggcgatgacgaagacgacgagaaTGGCGACCAAGAACATGAGGTGGTCCCAGGAAATCTTTCGCCGGCTAGTTCCAGGGGATCTACTATGTCTCTGGACGTCCCACCTCATCGCTACGTGTCTGATATTCGATCTATGAAGTCCCGCATCCGCGACGTGGCCACAAAATTCCTAGAGACGCACGAAGGCGAAGGACACGGCCAAGCCATGAAATccaaggcgacggccatCCTCAACACTCTCTCGGACCTGGCTGGAGACCTCGAAGACTTTTACCTCAAAAGGACCTCTACCAGTCTTTCCCAACAAGCTGGCAGAGAGCTTTTTGTCAAATTGGCGTCGTATTTCGACACGGACCTGCTTGAAAGCGTGACAAGCGCCGAGCTTCTTGCGTCTGGGCTCGTGCGAACGCTTCTCGAAGTTTTCAGCAATCcggacgaggagcttgcTCGAGCCGCTCAATCCACCTTTTTAGAGGTGTTCATGGGTCACACTCTCAAGTCGAAACCGAAGACGGCCACCGCCGAATCTCCAGCGACACCCTTCAGCGTGATGATACACAAGCTGCAAGACTTGCTCAGTAGGTCGGAGCATTTTGAGGTGATCACTGTGCATCACAATTCTTTCGACGGCAATCGAAGCAGTCCCGCATCGATGCTGGGAAAGCAAATCCGGCTTAGGCTGGTTGCAGACGATGACTCCAACATCCCACGGCCGTACAGGAACATCATGGTGTCTATTCACGCGATCGCCACCTTCAAGTCTCTAGACGATTACCTCCGTCCACGAATCAGTCTGGCAGAGCGTCCCCCAAGCGCGCGTCGAGACGGGCTTGCCAGAGCATTTGCAGCCATTAGTGGTGCTGCCGGTGGCTTGCCTCTGAGCAGtgcagctgccgcccgtctcgttgACCGCAGTCCCTTCTCAGGGCCTCTGATCCCCCCTGTCGGAGGccctccgccggcggcttcgacacCGTCAGGATCGCGGCACTCGCGTCGCTCGAAGAATAGGTCATACCCGCCGGTTCATGATCCCTCCACTCCGGACCAGGCTGCGGGCCCTTCTCGCGAGAAGGGGGCTCTTCGTAGGTCGTCTCGACGTCACGCTGTTTCTGCTGATACCCCTCCaccgccccgcccgccccccgccgatgacgacgacgttcAGAGCACTTTAGAGTGCGCGGACGAGAAGCAGCTGtctgatgaagaagaagaaggtgaTGATACGAGTGCCCTGGACGCCATCGTTggggagctcgacgaggatATGGAAGATGGAGACGAGCCGTTGCATGACCCGTCTGCTGTCAATCTTGAGGTCGCTACTGGTGGCAAGATCACAGCCCGAAAGGAAGACGGTACGCGAGTGCCTACTCCTAGAGGTTCTGGTCTGGCCACACGCACCGGCGGGGTTTCTGGCACCAGCTCCGGACAGGGCACACCGACGCCTTCGACCTCGGCCCCGCGAGCACAGGGCATGTCGTACGCTTCCGCTCTGCAAGCTACGCCACAAGATTGGCACATCGAATTCAGCTTCGACAGCAGGGTCATTCCAAACGAGACGACGATATATCGTGCAGTTCACACTTCGACGGCAACCCCGGACGATCTGCTCAGTCGGAGCATCTGGTCGGCGACTCACCCGATCAAGTTCAGACGAGTTCCTGGTCCACCACCCACAGAGCCTCAGTCGTTCGGCTCCACCACGGATGGTGAGGCAGAAACTGAAAATGGCATTCCGGCATCGCTGGCCAAGAACCCTACGACGTCCTTCATTCTGCGTCTGTTGAATATCCTCCATGAGCTTAATGCCAACATTGAGGACGTCTTGGCCGAGAACCGCAACAGCACCATTAGCCTCAACGTCGAGCCGCCTTCGCAGTTTGTCAACACGAAGCTTACAGCCAAGCTCAACCGTCAACTTGAAGAGCCCCTCATCGTagccagcagctgcttgcCAAGCTGGTCCGAAGACTTGGCGCGCCTATATCCCTTCCTGTTCCCGTTCGAGACTCGACATCTCTTCCTTCAGTCGACGTCCTTCGGATATGCTCGATCGATGGCACGATGGCAGAATGCGCAGTCTGGCGACGACAACCGTCGGGATCGCAACAATGACCGGCCAttcctcggccgcctccagcgccaGAAGGTACGAATCTCGCGCCTCAAGATCCTTGAGTCGGCGCTCAAGGTCATGGATCTGTACGGTGCTTCGCAGAGCATTTTGGAGGTCGAGTACTTTGAGGAGGTCGGCACTGGCCTCGGCCCCACGCTGGAGTTTTACTCGACGGTGTCGAAGGAGTTctccaagaagaagctcaagcTCTGGCGCGAGGTTGACTCTGTTGGGCCTGACGAATTTGTCTCAGGACCCGTTGGACTGTTTCCTCGTCCCCTTAGCCAAGAGGAGCTGTCGGCGCCAAATGGAGAACGCATCCTCCACCTCTTCAAGATGCTTGGAAAGTTTGTGGCACGATCCATGATTGACTCACGGATCGTTGACCTACATTTTAACCCCATTTTCTTCCGCATTGGAGATGGTCCTTCCACGGGTGTGAAGCCGTCCCTAGGCGCAGTCAAACTTGTTGACCCAGGCTTGGCGCGCTCGCTCAAGGTCATCAAAAAGTTTGCTCTCGCAAAGAAGGAGATTGACGAAGACGCAAAGCGATCTCCCGCGCAGAAGGTGGCCGACACGACAGACCTCGTCGTAGATAacgtccgcctcgaggaTCTTTGCCTCGACTTCACGCTGCCAGGGTACCCCAGCATCGAGCTCGAGGATAACGGGTCCCACAAGCGAGTTACTATGGAGAACGTGGAGGCCTACTTGGACAAGGTCATCGACATGACCCTTGGCTCAGGTGTGCGCCAGCAGGTGGATGCTTTCCGTTCGGGCTTCTCGCAGGTCTTCCCCTACTCAGCCCTGAGCGCTTTCACTCCCGATGAACTTGTCAGCTTGTTCGGCAAGGTGGACGAGGATTGGTCCCTTGAAAGTACGTTTTTTGTTTGTGTTATTTGTATGTCGATGGCATTTGCTAACCTGCTTCCAGCCCTCACCGACTCCATCAAAGCCGATCACGGCTACAATATGGACAGCCGAAGCGTCAAGAATCTCCTGCAGACAATGGCCAGTTTTGACACGCCGCAGCGTCGAGACTTCTTGCAGTTTACTACCGGTAGCCCAAAGCTTCCGATTGGAGGTATGTAGTTCCTTTCCCATCTCTTCATATCCACTCTCGCTAAAACATGTCGATAGGTTTCAGGAGCTTGACCCCCATGTTCACCGTGGTGTGCAAGCCCAGCGAGCACCCGTATACGTCTGACGACTACCTACCCAGTGTCATGACCTGCGTGAACTACCTGAAGCTACCCGACTACACTACGGTCGATATTATGAGGAAGCAGCTATTCACAGCCATGAAGGAAGGACAGGGTGCCTTCCATCTGTCGTAAATGTGGCAACAGTTGAAGGAGATTAAAAGCCGCTGAAGGAACTCCTGATGTCAGGTTTAGAGGAGCCAGTCTCCCGCATGTATCATGAAGGACAATAGGAACGCTGCATTCCGGGGCGCCTGTAACGAAGGGGGTGCCATTTCAGAATTATACTTGTGCACCGCACAAGACTAACAAGGACATAGGAACTACTCGGGAAGGAGAAAGCGCAAAAAGCAAAGGTGATAGACAGGTTCATGGCTCTGCGGGCATGCTTTGTTGGTAAGGCGAAACGGTAGTTTCTATGGATTCCTTGTTGCCGGGCCGGAGAGGGCATGTCCCGGACTCGCAGAAGTATCGATGTATAGGCAGAACAATGAGAGAAATTGGTCACTTGAGTTTGCGAACTAATATTGCGTTGTGAAAGCTACTCCGACACGAAGGGCGGAATATAGCGGTACTTGCGCCGGTTCTAATATTCGTTCATATTCTCACAACGGTTGCGCTTTTGATGCCAAGTAAATATAGTTGCCGCAATGCTGCAATGGAAGATCTCCGACCCAAAGAAATTATTCGCCCGCATACAGCCCGACTGACGGCAGTTGCAGTGTACATCTTCCTCCCGGTACCAACCCGGCCCCATTTCACAGCGgcacatcatcgtcgtccgagtcccAAATCTCACGCGCagaggtggcggcgccggcgcctgaTTTCGCAAACgcggggggcagcggcggcggggggagcCCGTCGCGGAGGAGGCTGTCTGGCAGCATCTGGCTCTTGGTGAGGAgctgggaggaggcgggcagggaggaggaggaggaggggagtGGCAAGTCTCCCggctggaggaggggagaggtAGGGGAGCAGGGGGGCATGGAGACGAGGGAggcgccgtggtcgaggAAGTGgaggctgttgttgctggagGACGGTTGCTGAgggggcggctggtggtggtggtgaggcgagcgcgcggtggtggtgtttggcGTGGTGCGtaggcgacgatggcgcgctggaggagcgTTGTGGTGGAGGTGGGGTCGGGGGTGGGATTGTTCGGGCGAAGATGGCTGGGATGCGGTCGTTGCTTGAGAGGGCCGGATGGTTGTAGTGGTAGTGGacgtggtagtggtggtcGTCGCGGAAGTGTACCTGGCTTGGCGCGGAGTTCTGAGACGTCGGGCGGAAGAGGATGAGGCCGCaaaggcgggcggcggcggcggcggcggaggaggcttGATGGATGAGGAAGGGGGCTCGCCAAGGCGGGGAGTCGTGCCCTCGCCAACCCGGGGTGAGGTGCCGTTTTGATCCTCTtggccatcgtcgagggGCGTCGACGGGATGAACTGCGTGGAGTAGGCGATGTCGCTGTGAATCTGGGCAGTGACCTGCTGCGAGACGGTGAGGCTGCCAGAAGGCGTCTGCCCCCTGCCGGAGGGTAGCGGTTGTTCGGGAGGCTCGGCATGGGTGGTGCCCGCCTCCGcgaccgcctcctcgtccgagtctgaagctcgctcctcctcggcgtcgtcgccaaaaAGGGCGTGCCTCAGGTTCCAAAGGAGTTGGCCGATCATCGCTGGTGGCAGGTAGACGTATTTTCCGATAGCCTCGCTTTTGTCCAACCAGCCTTCCTCACGCATGTCGGGTTCCGCAACGGGGTTGTTGAGCTGGTACACCTGCCGGACGTAGTACCGCCATGAGCCCCTTGAGCCAGTCACAGGGATAGGCAGCGGTTCCCCGTCGGGGGGATAGGGTTCGACGCAAGCCATGTACCGCAGCATCGAGCGCTCAAGGAGCCAGAAGCGGACTACTTGCGTGGGGATCTTGAACGGCAtgacgacgtggacgacgTGGCCGCTCACCAGCGGCTCGAGCTGCACGGTGGAcaaggggaggaggatgtcGGAGCGCGGCGTAGGAGGGGCCAGGGACTGGAGGATAGTGACGTGGACGCGCTGGGACTCGAACGGCTGGCTTTGGCGGGGCTGCGAGGGTGACACCGGGTGATAAAGGGGCTTGCGAATGGGCTTGGTGCTTGGCTTGGCGGCTGACGGCTCCTGTCGCGAACGGGACTCCTGATGTTCGGAgggtggcggccgtggaAGGGTCGCTGGGGGGCAACTGACGGCCTggggggcggcgctcgacgactgctcggagatggaggagagAGATGACGACGATCGGGCAGGGACAGAAACCGGCCTCCCGAGAGACTGTTGCAATGCTTCGCTTGATGCCAGTTCACTCATGACAAGTTGCGTCTCAGCACCCACTACGAAATGGTGCTCGTCGCGATCCCGTGCCTCTTCGAGCTCACCGCCTCCTCGCATGCTTTCTTCTGCGTCGAAGCCCTCATCTTCCTCATCCGAATCGGGAATTTCGGACAATCCGCCCACGGCTTTCTTGGGTGACTTATCGGTGTTGACTTTGTCGGGAGACGTGCTCACGCGTCCAGCCGCGGAGCTGGCTCCTAGCTTAGCACTGGGGTcccgtcctggccgccgaggggccTCCATCGGCGTGGCCGCAGCAGAGGCATCTGCCTTCTGACTGGCCTTGTGCTGGCTTCgagtcggcgacgcccagctgcCCGTCGTGGCGAATGAATCCTGTATGACCATGGCCGGCTTACGCCGCGTGGGtgtggcgtcgaggtgcttCGGCACGCCTGtcagctgcagcggcggcggcgcggtgggcgAGGCACGGTCCTTGAGTGGAGAGGTTTGCGCATCCGGGGCCCCGTAGCGGTCGATGAGCGTCGTACAGGGAGAGTCCAGGACCTTGCTGGAGTCATTTTCGCCAAGGCAGGGGGTAGTGCCGGCGTCGGTGGTGCGCTTCACGGGTGTCTGCGGTATCACAGACTCCTCTCTAGACGGACACGCCGGCCCCTGACTGGACTTGCTGGTTCTCGGCTTCTGAGGCGATGGGGGCGCGGATCTGCGCTGTCGAGTCCTGGATCGTCGCACACTGGGACTTCCCGGTTCGCCGAGCCACTCCATGAAGCCGTCATCGTTTCCCTTGTCGCCTTCGTCTTCGCTCGGaacgaggccaaggtcgtcgccctcgtcgtctgagTCGGCAATGAAGGACCGTTGGCCGAGAAATTGCGTCAAGGTCTGTGTATGATACTttgatgacgatgaaggtGCATCCCCCACGGTCCTCCGACGCGAAGTCCTGCTGTCCTTGACGCTCTTTGGCCTACTTGCCGTGTTCTCGGGGATATCATCGCCTAGCGTTCGCCTGCGCTTCGATTTCATGTCCGTCGCGCCGGTGGATGGCCTctttctccttctcctcctcgacacgggtacgggctcgtcgtcatcgtcgccgtcgccgtcgcccccgccgtccccTTGCACGCGTACCGTCGccctggccttggccttccCCTTGGCTCGACTTTTTGGATTTCTATTCTCCttgtcgtcaccgccgctgTCCTGCTTCTCGGGAACGTGCGGCCGTGTTGTTTCGTCCTCGCTGTCCGTCAAGGTAAtgacatcgtcgccgccatcatcgtcgccgtcgaagctCGAGACAAAGTCAATCTGCGTGAGCGTCTGCTGTCGTAGGGAGGGCGTGTGTAACGAGGTCCGTCGGCCGTACGTGCGGATCTTCttgcgccgcgacgggaaCTGCACTTGCTgcagcgcgggcgacgagttGTACACACGGTTCGGGGGAGGCACGCCGCGGGAACGCGTCTcgggggccatggcggccccGCGTGTATGTGCCCGGTATGTGCTCGGGGGCTGCAGTTATTACCGTTGGGTttcgtcgttgtcgtcgccgtttgAGGCTGGAGAGGGTAACTGTTTGAGTATAGGTATGGGATGGGGTCGTGGACGATGGCGTGTGCGCGTGGCCGTCGTTCAGCGGCCGGCTTACACGAAGAGGTGGAAAGGGCTGGACAGGATGACAGTGGGAGTTTGGTGGAGGTTGCTGGAGCATGGAGTGGCGTTGAGGGTCGCGACGCGTTAAGTGGGACGCGTGCAGCAgctgggtaggtaggtaccttacctaaCTAAAGTACCTATACCTAGaggtactgtacgtactGCCAATTTAGCGCCTGAGTTACTACTAATGCTTTATATAAAGAAGTCTCAAGCATATGGGACCGTGATGGGCGCAACCAATTCTTGCGCTCACCTTCACATCGTAGCAATAGTTTGAGCGTGCAGACACTGTCACGGGCCGTCTGAACAGAGGCATGAGATACATTTGTCCCTTCACTGCTGCCAGCCCGAAGCACTGCCAGTTTTGCCTCCTCTTGTTCAAACGCGCTCCATCTCATCTTCATGATATTGTACAACggcttgctcgtcgtcgctgtccgcGATCGCTCTTCTCCGTCATACACAGTCAAGCAGCGGACCAAACCCTTCCACTCCCTCGTCCATATACGTCCCGCATGAATGTTAAAAAAAGGCAACAGAACCTCCTGCAATGCTCACGTGTCCATCGCCACCGTCATGGCCTCGTCACCTCAGCGAAAGGCGGCCTTGACATCGGCTCGGGGCCACTCAAACGCCACCTCACCCCCGTACACATCCGTCGTCACGCGTCCTATCCGGCTCTCCACCCCATTGTAAAAGGTCTCGCATTCCCTCGTCACGTTCTGCACGAGGCCGCGGCTCAGAGCggggtcgtcggcgtcaccgaAATGCTTCTCGACCCGCTTGCGCAGTGCCTCGATGCCCTTGCGTACCTCCTTGGAGTCGTAGTAGCTGAGGATCTTGTTGAAGATGAGCTTGCTGTTGGAGGGCTGCCCGGCGATGGCCGCAGGCGACTTGCCCGTCTGAATTTGCGCTTCGATGTTTTCCAGGTGATCCAGCAGCTTGCCCAGCGGACGGCGCATGATAGCGTTCAGGTAGAGGCCCATGTGCTCATGGTATTCCCGACTTGCCTGCTCCTTCCAGTCCTCAAGTACTTCGAGACCACGGgtgtccgtctcctcgatgaAATGATTCATGTTTTCGATCAACAAGATGTGGAAGTTGAGCGcttccttgtcctcgggATCCGCGGCACCGctcgcgacgcccgcggcagGGTGCTCTCGGGCGATGACCATGAGCGAGTCGAACATGGACTTGAGTATGCGGTCGTATTCGCGGTCGATGGTGCGGCGAAGTGCCAGGTTCgtgtcgatgccgacaaGCATATTCTCGACTGCGGCCATGAACGCCGGGAAGACGCGGATAAAGGATATTACACCCTTGCGCTTGTTAATCTTGACCTTTGTCTCTTCGATGGCGCGGATCTGCTCATCGACGAATTTATGGAATCGGCCCTCCAACAGGCTGTGCAACCTCTGAAGAAGGGCGTTGAGGTAGTCTTGGTTGGACTGGGCCATTTCCGACATCTTCTTctcgagcacggcgagaACACCGATACCTTGTCTGAGGACTGGTCAGCATATAGAACGATCAAGGTACCAAAGGGGTTAACTGACAATGGATCTTGCCCAATGACCCACTCCATCAAGCGTTGCAGTTCGGACTCGAGGAAGGCAAAGATGACCTCCATGGACCTAGTCACACGGCGAGCAAGCTCCCTGTCGGGCTCCATGAGGCGATGGCGCTTCAGGTCCCCACCGCGGCGGTTGCGAGGAGGGCTAGCCGCAACAGCATCCGGGAAATCAACCTGCTCCAACGTCGAGGCGTGGAAGAAGTCGGTGACAAAGTTTTGCTCTATCTCCACGAGCGGCAGGAGATCGTCCAGCACCCCGGCAAAGACCTCGTACGGGAAGCTCCTCGAGTCCGATCCGCCCTTTTCTGCCGCTTGCGCTCGATTGCCTCCGTCAGCCAGGGGCGATCTGAGAGCTCTTGCCAATGTCTGGCTGCGCTTGACCGTCAGCTTccgcgcggccgtcgcgacgCCTTCTTGCTGCTTCTCCACTTGTGATGAGAagagcagctcggcgtcctcgcccgtcaTCTTGCGAGCATTCTTGCGCCAGATAGCCACGACGTTTTGAAACTGCGACTTGTACACAGGATGGCTCTTGTCCTGATAAATTTGCACCAGTCTGTTCCAGTTGTCCAAGTCTGCATCCCTGGCGTACAGCATCAAGGGGCTGTATTTCCAGAGCAGGTCGCGGCCTGCGTCGTAGTTGGACGGATCGACCTTCTTCGCCAGCGCGCCTTCGAGCGACCGCTTCGTCTCGGTGTACGCCTCGTCAAATTGACGAGCCATGACTTCGAGGAGTCGTCGCATGAAGAAGGCATTCTCCTGAAGATACATATCCTTCTTTTCTTGCACAATGCGCATTTGCCCATAGTCGCTGTTGAGACCAAGGGCTCGGTCAGAGTCCAATGCGGTGCCAGCCGGTGGCGTCGCATCGTTGGTGCCAATGGACGGATCCATCTTGCTCATAGCCTTGAAGAGCGTCACAAGGGCAGTTTCGACCTCTTCCAAGCCCCGCACATCCTCGAGCGGCGCCAGTCGAAGTGCCTCGAGGTCTGACGAGGTGATGGCGCAGGTTTCGAGGAGGGATTCGAGCTCTTTCTTCAGCAGCTTCTGGTTTGCAGTCTGCACCTGAAGACCCTGACCCTGAGCTTCAATGTAGGCAATGTCGTCGGATAGAGT from Purpureocillium takamizusanense chromosome 3, complete sequence includes:
- a CDS encoding uncharacterized protein (EggNog:ENOG503PGRT), with amino-acid sequence MAPETRSRGVPPPNRVYNSSPALQQVQFPSRRKKIRTYGRRTSLHTPSLRQQTLTQIDFVSSFDGDDDGGDDVITLTDSEDETTRPHVPEKQDSGGDDKENRNPKSRAKGKAKARATVRVQGDGGGDGDGDDDDEPVPVSRRRRRKRPSTGATDMKSKRRRTLGDDIPENTASRPKSVKDSRTSRRRTVGDAPSSSSKYHTQTLTQFLGQRSFIADSDDEGDDLGLVPSEDEGDKGNDDGFMEWLGEPGSPSVRRSRTRQRRSAPPSPQKPRTSKSSQGPACPSREESVIPQTPVKRTTDAGTTPCLGENDSSKVLDSPCTTLIDRYGAPDAQTSPLKDRASPTAPPPLQLTGVPKHLDATPTRRKPAMVIQDSFATTGSWASPTRSQHKASQKADASAAATPMEAPRRPGRDPSAKLGASSAAGRVSTSPDKVNTDKSPKKAVGGLSEIPDSDEEDEGFDAEESMRGGGELEEARDRDEHHFVVGAETQLVMSELASSEALQQSLGRPVSVPARSSSSLSSISEQSSSAAPQAVSCPPATLPRPPPSEHQESRSRQEPSAAKPSTKPIRKPLYHPVSPSQPRQSQPFESQRVHVTILQSLAPPTPRSDILLPLSTVQLEPLVSGHVVHVVMPFKIPTQVVRFWLLERSMLRYMACVEPYPPDGEPLPIPVTGSRGSWRYYVRQVYQLNNPVAEPDMREEGWLDKSEAIGKYVYLPPAMIGQLLWNLRHALFGDDAEEERASDSDEEAVAEAGTTHAEPPEQPLPSGRGQTPSGSLTVSQQVTAQIHSDIAYSTQFIPSTPLDDGQEDQNGTSPRVGEGTTPRLGEPPSSSIKPPPPPPPPPAFAASSSSARRLRTPRQARYTSATTTTTTSTTTTTIRPSQATTASQPSSPEQSHPRPHLHHNAPPARHRRLRTTPNTTTARSPHHHHQPPPQQPSSSNNSLHFLDHGASLVSMPPCSPTSPLLQPGDLPLPSSSSSLPASSQLLTKSQMLPDSLLRDGLPPPPLPPAFAKSGAGAATSAREIWDSDDDDVPL